From the Hevea brasiliensis isolate MT/VB/25A 57/8 chromosome 15, ASM3005281v1, whole genome shotgun sequence genome, one window contains:
- the LOC110632952 gene encoding uncharacterized protein LOC110632952 isoform X2: MSEGTSIVMESSENGTDISHDDTGNMEKIPDDTILSQQTAVNLVPFTKDLSLKMLPMNLIAVLQSNVAFPLDVTVLVEGMILAFMGFIKGKAPQTIMTDQNIWLKEAIALKCLKLVFGTSLQNSQIGFPYCLLGTCNYDRKAELL; encoded by the exons ATGTCAGAAGGAACAAGTATTGTGATGGAGTCTTCTGAAAATGGGACAGATATATCTCACGATGATACTGGCAACATGGAAAAAATACCTGATGATACAATATTGTCACAACAAACTGCTGTGAATCTTGTTCCATTTACCAAAGATTTGTCTCTCAAGATGCTGCCTATGAATTTAATTGCAGTTTTGCAAAGCAATGTGGCTTTTCCATTAGATGTCACCGTACTCGTGGAAGGGATGATTTTG GCATTTATGGGCTTCATAAAAGGAAAGGCTCCACAAACTATTATGACCGACCAAAATATATGGCTAAAGGAGGCTATTGCTTTGAAATGCCTGAAACTTGTATTTggcacatcattacaaaattctcAGATTGGTTTTCCATACTGCTTGCTTGGGACATGTAATTATGACCGGAAAGCTGAGCTTCTCTGA
- the LOC110660248 gene encoding GATA transcription factor 15, whose amino-acid sequence MLDPSEKGSENEDMSSRSTEGEHQQKKTCADCGTSKTPLWRGGPAGPKSLCNACGIRSRKKKRDSLGLNRGANEKKAKKGNNHHSSSNRLGDGLKQRLLALGREVLMQRSTVEKQRRKLGEEEQAAVLLMALSYGSVYA is encoded by the exons ATGCTGGATCCAAGTGAAAAA GGATCAGAGAATGAGGATATGAGTAGCAGATCAACCGAAGGAGAACATCAGCAGAAGAAGACCTGTGCCGATTGCGGAACTTCAAAGACGCCACTCTGGAGAGGAGGCCCAGCTGGCCCTAAG TCACTGTGCAACGCATGTGGAATTAGAAGCAGGAAGAAGAAAAGGGACAGTTTGGGTTTGAACAGAGGAGCAAATGAGAAGAAAGCGAAGAAAGGAAACAATCATCATAGTTCAAGCAATAGATTAGGAGATGGGTTAAAGCAGAGGTTGTTGGCTTTGGGTAGAGAGGTATTGATGCAGAGATCAACGGTGGAAAAGCAGAGGAGGAAGCTAGGAGAGGAAGAGCAAGCAGCTGTGCTATTAATGGCTCTATCTTATGGCTCAGTGTATGCTTAG
- the LOC110632952 gene encoding putative protein FAR1-RELATED SEQUENCE 10 isoform X1 gives MSEGTSIVMESSENGTDISHDDTGNMEKIPDDTILSQQTAVNLVPFTKDLSLKMLPMNLIAVLQSNVAFPLDVTVLVEGMILVEEAILFVVFTLSLAAEIIDLSNHTEVKAQTQRRTQKVYIKTGSLIESQAASVFTPYTFNKFQEELVLAPLYASFPIDQYCYQVTHHTRISRGCKVIWDPCQEHISCGCNQ, from the exons ATGTCAGAAGGAACAAGTATTGTGATGGAGTCTTCTGAAAATGGGACAGATATATCTCACGATGATACTGGCAACATGGAAAAAATACCTGATGATACAATATTGTCACAACAAACTGCTGTGAATCTTGTTCCATTTACCAAAGATTTGTCTCTCAAGATGCTGCCTATGAATTTAATTGCAGTTTTGCAAAGCAATGTGGCTTTTCCATTAGATGTCACCGTACTCGTGGAAGGGATGATTTTGGTAGAGGAAGCGATCCTTTTTGTTGTTTTCACCCTTTCTCTG GCAGCTGAAATTATCGATTTAAGTAATCATACTGAAGTCAAGGCACAGACTCAACGAAGAACACAGAAAGTTTACATCAAAACAGGTTCACTAATTGAATCACAAGCAGCCTCTGTTTTTACTCCTTACACCTTTAATAAGTTCCAAGAGGAGCTTGTGTTAGCGCCACTTTATGCATCTTTTCCAATTGATCAATATTGTTACCAAGTCACACACCATACTCGGATATCTAGGGGGTGCAAAGTCATTTGGGATCCTTGTCAAGAGCACATCAGTTGTGGCTGCAACCAATAA
- the LOC110660247 gene encoding uncharacterized protein LOC110660247: MPQRKAITHADLAPGPRCTDLGSKTAAFLMVLTILCGLFCFILCLIAEATRSQVTWVAGDVKGNTVNYECVYSGSGKTPLLCAAVAFVGLAVAMVVEHGYMLIAISKAPPPVLLTWDHNYASAKTITWQAGFFFVATWLCFAIGEILLLIGLSVESGHLKNWSRPRPSCLIIKQGLFSAAGVFSLLTVFLASGLYLTALRAQRISQEHENLRRQMLEASVLYASPPRSPPHQISATARENPIAGESHQIVQTPFRDRQAFSKNLSLV; this comes from the exons ATGCCACAAAGAAAAGCAATCACACATGCTGATCTTGCGCCAGGTCCTCGATGCACAGATTTGGGTAGCAAAACAGCTGCCTTCCTAATGGTCCTCACCATTTTATGTGGCCTtttttgcttcattctttgtctcATTGCCGAAGCCACTCGTTCCCAG GTAACATGGGTAGCTGGGGATGTTAAAGGAAATACTGTGAACTATGAATGTGTATACAGTGGCAGTGGCAAGACACCATTGTTATGTGCTGCCGTTGCATTTGTGGGACTAGCAGTTGCCATGGTAGTGGAACACGGGTACATGTTGATTGCGATAAGTAAAGCACCTCCTCCAGTTTTGCTTACCTGGGACCACAATTATGCTTCTGCCAAGACTATAACCTGGCAAGCAGGTTTTTTCTTCGTTGCTACTTG GCTTTGCTTTGCTATTGGGGAAATCTTGCTGTTAATCGGACTGAGTGTGGAATCGGGGCACCTGAAGAATTGGTCTAGACCAAGGCCAAGTTGCCTCATCATCAAACAAGGCTTGTTCTCTGCTGCCGGAGTCTTTTCATTACTAACAGTGTTTCTTGCTTCTGGGTTATACTTGACAGCGTTGCGTGCACAAAGAATATCCCAAGAGCACGAAAACCTGCGGCGACAGATGCTTGAAGCCTCCGTCCTCTACGCGTCACCGCCACGATCACCTCCGCATCAAATTTCTGCCACTGCAAGGGAGAATCCTATTGCTGGAGAGAGTCATCAAATTGTGCAAACACCATTTAGAGATCGACAAGCTTTTAGCAAGAACTTGAGTTTAGTGTAA
- the LOC110660246 gene encoding importin subunit alpha-2 has translation MSLRPSTRTEVRRNRYKVAVDADEGRRRREDNMVEIRKSKREESLQKKRREALQAQQFPPTVLSSTTEKKLESLPSMVASVWSDDGSLQLEATTQFRKLLSIERSPPIEEVIQSGVVPRFVEFLVRDDFPQLQFEAAWALTNIASGTSENTRVVIDHGAVPIFVKLLASPSDDVREQAVWALGNVAGDSPKCRDLVLSKGALLPLLAQLNEHAKLSMLRNATWTLSNFCRGKPQPPFEQVRPALPALERLVHSTDEEVLTDACWALSYLSDGTNDKIQAVIEAGVCPRLIELLLHPSPSVLVPALRTVGNIVTGDDIQTQCIINNGALPYLVSLLTHNHKKIIKKEACWTISNITAGNREQIQAVIEAGLIGPLFNLLQNAEFDIKKEAAWTISNATSGGTHDQIKYLVSQGCIKPLCDLLVCPDPRIVTVCLEGLENILKVGEAEKNLGNSGDYNMYAQMIDDAEGLEKIENLQSHDNNEIYEKAVKILETYWLEEDDETLPSGDGSQQGFQFGGNDPSVPSGGFNFS, from the exons ATGTCGTTGAGACCCAGCACCAGAACCGAGGTTCGCCGGAACCGTTACAAGGTCGCTGTCGACGCCGATGAAGGTCGGCGGAGGAGAGAGGACAACATGGTGGAGATCCGAAAAAGCAAGCGCGAAGAGAGCTTACAGAAGAAACGCCGCGAAGCCCTCCAGGCTCAGCAGTTCCCTCCCACTGTCCTTTCTTCTACTACGGAAAAGAAG tTAGAAAGTTTGCCTTCAATGGTCGCTAGCGTTTGGTCTGATGATGGCAGCTTGCAGCTAGAAGCGACCACTCAGTTTCGAAAACTGCTATCAATCG AACGAAGTCCTCCTATTGAGGAAGTTATACAATCCGGGGTTGTTCCTCGATTTGTTGAGTTTCTTGTGAGGGACGATTTCCCTCAACTTCAG TTTGAGGCTGCTTGGGCACTCACAAATATTGCTTCTGGAACCTCGGAGAACACTAGGGTGGTAATTGATCATGGTGCAGTTCCAATATTTGTTAAGCTTCTTGCTTCTCCTAGTGATGATGTTCGGGAGCAG GCTGTGTGGGCATTGGGAAATGTTGCTGGTGACTCCCCAAAATGTCGTGATCTTGTTCTCAGCAAGGGAGCTTTGCTTCCTTTGTTGGCCCAGCTGAATGAGCATGCAAAGCTCTCAATGTTGAGGAATGCCACCTGGACACTATCAAACTTCTGCAGGGGCAAGCCTCAGCCTCCATTTGAACAG GTGAGGCCCGCACTTCCAGCACTTGAACGTCTTGTACATTCAACTGATGAAGAAGTTTTAACTGATGCCTGTTGGGCACTTTCTTATCTTTCTGATGGTACAAATGACAAAATCCAAGCTGTGATTGAGGCAGGTGTCTGTCCCCGACTTATTGAGCTCCTCCT cCATCCATCTCCTTCAGTGCTTGTTCCTGCCCTTCGCACTGTTGGAAATATTGTGACTGGGGATGATATCCAGACTCAG TGTATAATAAACAATGGTGCACTGCCATATCTTGTAAGCCTATTGACTCATAATCATAAAAAGATTATTAAGAAAGAAGCTTGCTGGACCATCTCAAATATTACAGCTGGAAACAGGGAACAAATTCAG GCTGTAATTGAGGCTGGTTTAATTGGCCCCCTTTTTAATTTGCTTCAAAATGCTGAGTTTGATATAAAGAAAGAAGCTGCATGGACAATTTCAAACGCTACTTCTGGTGGTACTCATGACCAAATCAA GTACTTGGTGAGTCAAGGGTGCATAAAACCATTGTGTGATCTCCTTGTCTGTCCTGATCCAAGGATTGTCACAGTATGTCTTGAAGGATTAGAGAACATTCTGAAGGTTGGGGAAGCCGAAAAAAATTTAGGGAACAGTGGAGATTATAATATGTATGCCCAGATGATAGATGATGCTGAGGGATTAGAAAAGATTGAAAATCTACAGAGTCATGACAATAATGAGATTTATGAGAAGGCCGTGAAGATTCTTGAGACTTACTGGTTAGAGGAAGATGATGAGACTTTACCTTCAGGTGATGGTTCCCAGCAAGGATTTCAGTTTGGTGGAAATGATCCCTCAGTTCCATCTGGTGGATTCAACTTTAGCTGA